A window of the Lactuca sativa cultivar Salinas chromosome 5, Lsat_Salinas_v11, whole genome shotgun sequence genome harbors these coding sequences:
- the LOC128126075 gene encoding uncharacterized mitochondrial protein AtMg00810-like, protein MDVKTALLYGKVKEEIYVDQLPGFINSKLPNHVYKLDKALYGLHQAPRAWYATLTQHLLNHGYSRGSIDQTLFIKHVGPDQILIQIYVDDIIFGSTSQQLCKEFEAVMKKRFEMSSLGEMTTFLGLQVQQSSTGILIHQAKYVDDVLEKFGFRDVKPALTPMAERPLLTLDLEGESIDQTHYRSMIGSLMYLTASRPDVMFAVCQCARYQANPKLSPLIDVKRIFRYLKGCPKLDSNYGGCDLDRKLTSGGCQFIGDRLVSWQCKKQHIVSTSIAIGEYVATSACWSQIKIGDMEFAKVHNSAIFLEDPPAAHNDLKFTVDGLKKSCLVHALTTCPAIYQNLIKAFWRSAVVKKNNQGEKFIEAKIEEKKVQVTESIIRESLQIDD, encoded by the exons atggatgtaaagacGGCTTTGTTGTACGGCAAGGTCAAGGAGGAGATTTACGTTGACCAACTACCCGGTTTCATTAACTCAAAACTTCCCAACCATGTTTACAAGTTAGACAAAGCTCTAtatgggctgcatcaagctcctagagcttggtatgctacCCTAACTCAGCATTTGCTCAACCACGGCTATTCCCGAGGCAGCATTGATCAAACCTTATTCATCAAACATGTCGGTCCAGATCAAATTCTTATTCAAATATATGTGGACGACATTATTTTTGGGTCGACAAGCCAACAACTTTGCAAAGAGTTCGAAGCAGTGATGAAGAAGAGGTTCGAGATGAGTTCTCTTGGGGAGATGACCACGTTTCTGGGGCTTCAAGTCCAACAATCttcaaccggaatccttattCATCAAGCAAAGTATGTGGATGATGTGTTGGAGAAGTTCGGGTTCCGAGACGTGAAACCTGCTCTTACACCCATGGCAGAAAGACCTCTTCTGACCCTTGATCTTGAGGGTGAATCCATAGATCAGACGCAttatcgatcaatgatcggatctctcatgtatctaactgctagtcgCCCAGATGTAATGTTTGCGGTCTGTCAATGTGCTCgctaccaggctaatcctaaactctctcctTTAATTGATGTTAAACGGatttttcggtatctcaaagggtgcccaaaactgg acaGCAACTATGGCGGGTGCGATCTTGATAGAAAATTGACttcaggaggatgccaatttaTTGGTGATAGATTGGtttcatggcagtgcaagaagcagcATATCGTTTCCACCTCAATAGCAATAGGAGAGTATGTCGCTACATCTGCATGTTGGTCTCAa ATTAAGATAGGAGACATGGAATTTGCTAAGGTCCACAACTCTGCCATTTTTCTCGAAGACCCTCCTGCAGCTCACAATGACTTAAAGTTTACTGTTGATGGTTTGAAGAAGTCTTGCCTGGTCCATGCTTTAACCACATGCCCTGCAATCTACCAGAATCTGATCAAGGCTTTCTGGAGGAGCGCAGTTGTGAAAAAGAATAATCAGGGTGAAAAGTTCATTGAAGCAAAaattgaagaaaagaaagttcAAGTAACAGAGAGCATCATTCGGGAATCTCTCCAAATAGACGACTGA